Sequence from the Magallana gigas chromosome 4, xbMagGiga1.1, whole genome shotgun sequence genome:
TCACTGACCGTGTTAGACTCCATGCCTAGGGGCTCAGAATGACCCTCCATGTTAGCATAcccattttcaatatttaaagataacGTTGTGCAAGCAACGCTAAAGCACGTATTCAACGTCATAATGAAAGAATGGTAACGTTTCCCGCGCAGATTGGTTAAACGTTTAGCGATAGGAAATCAACTGACCTTGCGAACAGTATAcgtgaaaaacaaaatgtgggtagaaaatcaaaattttatattgataCAAACGaatcaaatcataaaaaataattcatcttTATTTTACGCAAAACTACAGAGGAAACGAATAAACAAAGTGATAAAAAGCAGATTGTCAACGCTGAAAAAATGATAAACGACTTGAACCAAAATCGAATTACAGTGTACCTATTTTTCattaacttatttatttttcaatctcAAAGATTTTTACGAATCAAGAGAACTTGCTAAAAACCACATATTTGGctatatatctctatgtagttGTTATGATCCCTTTTCAATTTCTGGTcataaatgaaaatgtgaaaatatgtttgaaattttcaattagtctttttcagatttaaatgtacatgtagaaataaattttcttaCTTCTACACTTCAAGCTGAAAATATGTacagatttttaattttgtctgatttttttcaaaagatgcCGATGCGTATCTCAACATATTCAGATATAGGCGGAGAATTTGCCAACGACGGAACTTTATCCATCGGAAGTCTGACGTCATTCCGTGGAGTCCAATCTCTCATGAAAATTTATCTGTAGCTAATCGACTACGATACAATTTTGTTACATGATTGATTTCAAAAagtcaaattttttaaagaaaaaaaaatagatactaGTTTGACTGGGATATGAACACTTGGTCACAGGAAGGCTTATTTCCCTCCATTGATCATGAGTTTGTGATGATTCCATGTCTCTTCTCAGTCTCCAGAAAGAGCCCTTGAGGATTCTGGTGTTGCTAATGATGAGGAGAAGACTGACAATCAAAATGATGCCGAAAAGGTGCAAAAAATATtaagttcaatttttaaaaaaatgatcattTATGAAGCCTGTTGCCTTGTCAATTTTACCTTTTGCTGTTCTTCTGCTTCCATTTGACTTTAAAATAATCCTCCTTTCTGAAGGCCCCTTCCAGTGTCATTGACACTGCGATCTAATGTGACATTATCTCCCTTTTGTTAAATACCGCGGTATATACGTAGAAAATGAGCGAAAGTGTtgcattttaaaactaatttgtaCACATTGTTTTACTACGTTAAAATACATTAACCTTACTTTCAACCTACGGTAATGATGCTAAAAAATAGATACTACAAATAGAGAACTCAATCATGAATGATATATCAAGTGGGTGTGGAAGGAAAAATGTGGTGTTTGCATATTGGTTTTTTGGGGGTGATTTTTTTGACACTCACACACATTCTTTGTAAAGGCATACTCTAAAACATGGCGTGGTCTTGTCTCAGAATTGGCCTGGTCTCACTCATAGCCACAAATTTTGACCTGGCCTCAAATTTTAGTTTGGCCCCAAATTTGGCATCTTCTTAAATTTTTGGCCtcacatatttgaaatttttattatttttatttatcaaaattttcataaatttttttaatgtatatttttgtaagaAACTGAAAATTAAATGCTTTTTAATGTTTAACAGATAATCGTGTGGACAATATATACACGACACTTGACTGACCGATAAGTTTCAATTGATTTGATCTATGTCTCTACACACAACAAATGACATGCATGTACAACACTGCTCTCCCTATTGACAAGAAATGGATTATTCCCGCTACTAAAGCTACTAGTATCAGCTATAAAAATTCGGTatactctaaaacctggcctggcCTCACTTTTGGCCTCAAAGTTGGCTTGGCCCTAAATTTTGGCCTGGCCACAAATTTTGGCCTGGTCCCTAATTTGGCCTCTTCAAAACTTTTTggcctcaaattttaaaatttcattttttctcattttcttagatttaggttcagtttttattgatttcttttgaaatgtttacggaataatcaaatgaaaaaatacatattacaaGTGATTAACTGttcaagtttatttaattttatccacgtataaacacaaaaaaataccTATGACATGCATATACACCACTGCCTTTACTATTGTAAAGGAATAGATTATgccaatacatgtaccaaaagcGGTTAACTAAAAAACTAAgagccgccccccccccccctccttcatttaaaagttaaacatcatttaaaagaCTAACCTGATTGATATCCCAAACATTTGTAAACTCGTACaaagcatttttaattaaaaattgttatcacTGTGTAATGCGCTTTTAATTTTGCCTCTAATCAGGTACATTGGGGTCAGATTCATTGCCTACCCTGTCATTTAACAATTCACACGGTCTAATTTAATCAATGGCATGTGTGAATGACTGCAACATTGCATCTCTGATTACTTGACTCAGTGATGGTCATTTATCATCACCTCCTGATTAGAGTAGATTTTCATGCATGTGTTGTTTGTATATTTCTCCTATAAGAAATTGTCATATGAATTTGaacaaagcaaaacattttgtgACATTTGCTGTtggttaaaataaacaaaaattggcctcctctattttttttctcttaaacaAGTAGTTGGTATAAGTAAAGTTACATTGATATTGTTCATTGAATTAAGTACGTTGCAAAAAATGGTTAAACAATGGCAGGGCAAAATCACATTCTtaagtttttaataatttaaaacagaCTGAATAAAAATCTATTAGAATGGATTACTCGACATACCTGTAGTCATAAAGATACATTGTTTGTGctatattttcatttgtcagtattatttttaatagaCTATCACTTAAACACACTAAAGCCATCAAGTGggatttttaatatgaattgaaaataaatcaataaaatcattaaatatgtaaagaaaatataaaaaaaatttgaggtCAAACATTTTTGAAGAGGCCAAATTTAAAGCCATGCCAATTTTTTAGGACAAGCCAAAATTTGAGGCCAAAAGTGAGGCCAGGCAAACTTTGAGGTCAGGCCATGTTTTAGAGTATGCCTAAAAATTCAGAGCCGCCAACCTCTCCCCATTCAAAGAGTAGACGAACTGTTACTAGaatgataaagaaaaacatattttgagagACTGATATTGATTGAGCGATCACTAAATATCTCAAACATTTGTAAACAGGTTCATAACATCACATAATGCactttaaagctgcttggtccgattttatatcaaattttatgcacgcttttaaacgatggctatgctaagtatatgtataataatagatattgcagtagttttacccttCAATTATGCCAactttcaatgaagaaaaatacgtacaaaatttgctaacgaAACATACGACATTAAAGGGTACctcgttatttcgcctcatgttaaatttcacccctgacgacgagacgggtatggttgtattacgactttgacatcgctttaaataaaggtcgaaatgatcagacaaattacaaataaacatgtgtacgttttgttcgctaatatttcaaagtctgctttcttttcaatcgatgcataacatgcgggttgaataaccccaatcattcgggggacgaaactatgcggtttccttttctaaacattcccgtgatgcattttggtttgttttttcgtttgcccaaagagaaattatttttatttactttgaatatttctaactttgaaaggagactgattctgctggtgtaaataggagaaagtccataactttctaagataaatgatttgtatgggaaaaaatttgatactgtaattacaaaaaaatcggaccaagcagctttaaagatgccagtttgtttacattacctCTCAACACCGATCAAGCCCAAATTTCCCTCCCCAGCAGAAATACGATCTCAGCCTCCTCTGTCGCTAATTTGGTACATTGTGGTCAGATTCATTGCCAGCATTgttaaacatttcccattaattaatttaatgccGTTTGTGAATGACTGCATCCTCCAATTATATTTGATTCAGCAATGGTCATTGATCATCAGCTCTCAACTAGAGTAGAGTTTCATGCGTGTGTTGTTTGTATATTTAGAATATGGGAAAATTCGTTATCAGAATTTGAACGTTACAAAACATTTTGTGACCTTTAATGTGGGTTAGAATGATCAAAATGAACTCCACCATTATTTCTTTCTCCTCAAACAAGTATTTGATATAAGTATAGTTGCATTGGTATCGTTTGATTCTAGGAGcagtttataattaaattatctgaaaaaaaGCAAGCAATGGCAGGGTATCATCATGTAAGCATACTATAGAATTTAAAACCGACTGCAAAATTATTACACATTCTTAAAGTAGATAATTTCTTTGTTCAAAACAGTTTCTAATAAATGTTACAAATCTTTTAATTTCTGTGACAAAAGACGTGATGTTGGGACGCAAGCGGTTTTTGCATATGAAAATACCGGTAACGCAAAATGGTCAAGTTGaccatattttcatattttttaattttggatttgtcaatttttataatcaatcgtacagttgtttaaaattatgtaaaccATACGTAGTAAGGAATCCTTTTTCTTTGAGCACTATAGCATGGGGCGGTCATTAcagtcggggcgtgatcaaatctcacaTAAAGCAATTTCGGCTTTAATGGATTTTTTACACTCTGACCATAATAATCACTTCATAAACGACTCCTTATTACttaaataattcaaacaaaatcactCCGCCTtgatgcagattttttttacacagaTTTCAACctaaaaaatggtttgtttgcAACTGTTCACTATACAGTATACAGACCCAACGGTCGCGGACATTGCAGTCACCCAGTTCGATCTGATTGGGGTAAATGGTAAATAAGGGTCTTCTGGTGTTGGTTATAAtgactttaaataattttcgaACAAAATCGTCATTCTAGTAGTGTTTCGTTGTAACCAtctaaatcaaatcaatatttgaaaaaaggtctttcaattaattttggtttccttttattttaagttaaattaaaactttgtaAGTCTACAGGTGATTTCATTGTTCAGCACAAAGTTCCCGAGTGATTCCAGTTTTCCGATAAACATTTCCTGTAATGCGAGTTTATATCGGTTTTTGTTTGAGGAGTGATAGATATATAAGTGTAGGTTTCAGCCTTGATAAGAGCTGACAAGCAGAGAGACAATATATTGAACATGACAGTTCATATTAATTTCCGTTATTATTGCGTTCGATTTCATTAAGACGAACTTTCCTTTCGCAGAAGCGACAAACGCTTAAGACATTTTTTTCACTAAATGCCGTTTTCTGATTTCGCATCGATATTCTGTGCTCTCCTATCACAATTATGCATCGTTTTGTAAGAAAGCCCGCAGCGACCTCACAATGCTATAGAACTGTAATGGAGACCCTTGTAGTTGATAAAATGGCatcattttatgaatgaaatttcCGGTTCTATCACGGGACATTTCCGCGCCGAATCAATGATAGTATCTCTTGGGCGGGCCTATCCTCTAGGATTCATTCATAAACAGCATTTGACCCTTGTATCGGCGTAAATGAAGTTCACAAGGTCGAACTTATTGAATTCTCTTTTCCATTATCTTTTACTGGCGCTAAGTTAAAGTCATTGTTACGTGCAAATGATTTAGTGCAACATACAGCCAATTGCGCACTATCGAGAAACAACGTCATCCGTTCGTTTAATTAGTGTTTAATAAGAGGATTTGTTACAAAAACATGTCAAAACAtctaggtatttttttttagagatttatTACACAGGAAAGCAATCATCCACGTCCATGAGCATCCGTATTAAAGACTTAAAAGGCCAAAACTGTTCAAAGTGACCATGGTTCTCTCCTGGGTAGCAAGACCggcatctacatgtacatctagATCGTATAGTGGCATCAACCTATATTACGCTTACCAAAAACATTAAAGAAAGCAAAACAAAGTTAAAACATTGATCTTcaaatatacattaattttatagctTTAGTTTAGATGTCACTTAAGTAGTGGCTCTAAAGGTCAGGTAATGCTCGGCTCAATATAACACTGAGTGGTTGTTtgattattctcttttgagaagtggacaggcatagcctacatccactatttgagaagtggacaggcatagcctacatccgctatttgagaagtggacagacATTGCCTACATCCACtatttgagaagtggacaggcatagcctgcATCCACtatttgagaagtggacagacATTGCCTACATCCACTATTtcagaagtggacaggcatagcctgcATCCACtatttgagaagtggacaggcatagcctacatccactatttcagaagtggacaggcattgCCTACATCCACtatttgagaagtggacaggcattgCCTACATCCACTATTtcagaagtggacaggcattgCCTACATCCACtatttgagaagtggacaggcattgCCTACATCCACtatttgagaagtggacaggcattgCCTACATCCACtatttgagaagtggacaggcattgCCTGCATCCACtatttgagaagtggacaggcattgCCTGCATCCACtatttgagaagtggacaggcatagcctacatccactatttgagaagtggacaggcattgCCTACATCCACtatttgagaagtggacaggcattgCCTACATCCACtatttgagaagtggacaggcattgCCTGCATCCACtatttgagaagtggacaggcattgCCTGCATCCACtatttgagaagtggacaggcatagcctacatccactatttgagaagtggacaggcatagcctacatccactatttgagaagtggacaggcatagcctacatccagtGGATAAAGgttatgcctgtccacttctcaaaagagaatagttgTTTGTATTGAAAGTGAAAAACTAAATCCAGAATCACAACCCGTTAATAGACAAGCTAGTGCCaagaaattatctttttatttcaatatatttacatttttcagtgtctctCTCGATGATAAACTACACATTTATTTTGTAAGGTATAGTCTAAAACATTTCACCAAATACTTTTTGATTGTTAAATCGTACAATTGCAGAAAActatatgaatataagtaataaggaatatttctttgaatatcatgaagtgatcaaatacggtcagAGGTTAAATCCCTTCATGCTTTATATTGGATTTGACCCCCAACCCCTCcacccgaccgtatttgatcatataataatacccaaagaatgatttcttatacCTTAAATTTAATAGTTCTTCTGGTTTTGAAATTTAACACAGTTCAGCTCATACCACAATCACTAGCCCCACGTTTCATGAAATCTAGTAGCTACACCCGCGCTCTATGGCAACAAAATAGTGCGTGGCCGACTAGGTGAGAAGTGAGCCGCTACATTTATGGATATATAGTTATACTCGATATTTATGATTGCATAAACTTTATCAGTAGAGTACGGGGAGGATTCAGAACACTCTACTTAATTATTTCTATCTTCCCTTGCCTTCTCCAATGTCCATTCACAAGAACCTATAATTAATTAGTTTGCGGGGGCGACACATTGACACTATAAAAGACAGATCGGACACGTACGGCCGGAATAGTTTGGCGCATATACTCACAATTTCTTTGGGTAAGTTGTACACTATATTTATTTCTGGGTATAAACCAATTCCAATCTACTGCATTGGATCATGTTTTTGTATAAAGGcaattcagtaaaaaaaaaagtttgattttaaaaagtagcTAATTTATTaaactctaatttgtttcaagaattttttttaatgcatttgaaTTGAGTCTAATTGTAATCGCAATACATTAATTTGCGACTTTCTCAAATGTTCTAGAGtgatttttaatcaatgaaaacaatatttatgtGCATTATAAGTCTGCAGTTTgctcaatgttttttttaaggaaaacaaagaaaatcgCAAAAACAACAGGTTACAAAAACAAGGAGCTGTTAATTTGTTAATTCTATTTAATTGAATCtttaaacagttttcaagtaCACCCCGATTTCCGCCTGGTCATTTAACCGTGTGGTTTTATTCTACAAATCCTGGTTATGGTCTCCGCGGCATACGTCATAGATGCTCTTACAGGTTTAAAACCATAAGGTCTGATAaaataaaagctttaaaaattcCCTGGTATATGTTAGTTGACACATATAAACCTACAGGTATTAAATTCTACGtaaccaaccaacttcataagAAGTCTAAACACCTGCTAAAAACggaataattatattaaatattataggGGAGAGGGGGTCTATCAGGCCACATCGCAGTCTTGCTTCATACTCTCAAAACTTAGTTATCAACTTCAATAATCCCAAAAAAtataggtttttttaaaatcaaaatgggTCTCTTACTTTTGATATGACAAATGAAATCCATCGTTTTATGGAAACTTGTAAACAATATTCCAATTTTTCGAAATATAACTGATTGTAGAGACTGTCGAGGactgcttttttttaaaaaatatttccatataGTGCGTCCAACGTACGTCTTGGGATACGTCTGACTATTTCTCGAAACTCTTCTAAATTTAGGAACTACCACAACTCTGTCCAAAATTTAGGACATCACTTACCTTGTCCTAAGACAATCCTAAGGttgttaaaatacatttttgtggGGAAATTAGGACTGTTGTAAAGCTTGTTTTTGACCGGTAGAGTAAAGTAATCTCTTCTACGGTTACACATTTCCGACAAACCACTTATtcctaatcggggggggggggggggggggggggggggggttagccaTTTATTCTATCATGTACGTTCGTTTAAAATCTTTATGTGGAGAGGTTTCCCCGAACCCCCCAATTCTCCACATGCCTGCCTGGGAGCTGGCAAATTAAGCATTCCCCAGAAAATACTCTCTCTGTTTGGctgaagaaaattattaaattatctttaatatatacaaaaatttagTTATATCCATTGTtttgattacatgtactagttttggccaaaaatttattcaaatgtcacttcattctgaaaaaataaacttaataaaatTCGTAATGTTGATTaaactatttatatattttgagatatattacaacttatttcttattaaaCATGTACGTGTATTCTGTATATTGCATTTACACACGTAACGTTAAATCTATGAAAATCGCTGTTTATCTTATACTTCAATGACAAGGTTATCAAACGTTAATTTACACTCAAGGAATGCAgtgtgttttaaataattattgacTTGTAAGCCAATTCTGTCctgatacatattttctttacaaaaatagCAGTTTTTTTTGGGATTTCTAggggttttggggttttttttatgtttggtCCTTTTTGTggcttttttcttttattatacttaattaattgttttttatcaccagtatatttttaagtgcatataaatgtatatatttagaaatgtatacattaaaattgCTGGTTTTAAGCGTATTCTGTAGGCCACCGACTCGTACAATTCCTCTGACAAAATATTGACAGATTTATTCCTTCACAATCTTTTAAATTCGACCTATATGAATAactgtgaaaaataaaaattctcttGGTAGGTTAGGATATTCTTAGTAACACACGTAGATCACATTTTAGGAAAGTTTCGTGAATATGCCTGCTCGTCACGAACAAAAAATCAAGCGAAAtaaattagaatattttttagTATCAACTattcaagtaaaataaatttttcagtaTGCGTTTGCATTTGTACTGTAAATCAATTAGAACAAGAGTATTTTAAAACGAGCTGCAGCTAGATTGATAAAGACGCATACTAATTACTTACGTTTTATTGACATAATACCgagtattaaaataatttccacTTTGTGTTTCAAATACCAGATTTAAACGAATGATCAGAATATTGCAGGTATTACCAACGTTTTGAAGCTCATAACCAATGGAGGTTTGTTAGTTTTAtaacatgtatgtttcatattgtGTCCAAATTTTAAAACCTCAATTTAAAGTGCCAAAATTtagaagacccccccccccagcatATTTCACTAAAAAGCGGCAGGACATCTTATtagctattttgaaaaaaaatttcatttgtccAAACTTGCAATtgctttttatatttacaatttcgTTATATTCGTTAAAAgtacaaagaaaagaaaaccttcgtatttataaatattaaaaccaTTTAATAAGGAAAGAACCTGGGGGATTAAGTGGCCACAACCCTATCACTATAGTGTGTTTCAAATGACAATCACGCATATAGTATTGTATGTGTAttaacttcaaatatttttattcccgTGCTTACATATCTCCAGAGAATTTATTATGTGCGTTTACATAGAATAAAGAATTCTTATCTTTAAGTCTAAAACTTGTAGCCCTCAACTAagtaacatgtttatttttacaaataacaCTAAAAACAAATGGTTTAACAGTTAactaacaatatataaaatgattcaaaGTAACGCAATTTTTACTTTCTTTAAATAGAATGAGTTTTTCGAAtttaaacaccccccccccaaaaaaaaaaacaataaaaatatttacaccaCGATTCATTAGAATCGAACTCCTACTTCAACATTACTAATGTTCAAAGAACTCCGCGCTAACCGCTACATCATGGAATCACATGTTTGAATCCTTTGAAATAAACTCAATTTAGTATTGcgaaaaaataattcagtctTGGCCAATTGATGATCATTGATAATTGAAGGAATAAAATTTGCTTTTTACCCTAGAGTGGGTTTGGtaccatttttttatttgattgaaaattgaaaaagatagaCACTTACATGTTTTATCAGTATACGTTGTTAGAGAATGGTATgatgacccactctataaaaacTATAATCTGAACATCcgatttcattaacattttattgctCAATTAGCATATACACATTTTGATAtcttaatatcaattaaattgGAAGTCAATTTTTGAAGGTTTTGGCAATACTGAATGCAAATGATTACATAACCGAAACAAAAGTgatatttataagaaaaaaatcagaggTTTTCAAATGGACTAAAGTGGTTTAGGCCTCGCCTTATTCCCCCACGTTCTTTTTTGTCAAAAacgtaaacaaatatttttttaaaaatcagggaaattgaacatttttgtaaataaatggaaAGAAGCTTGGTTAAATAAAAAGAAGATTCGCACTGAACAAAACAcatggaaaacaaaattaaaaagccccccccccccttgaatcCGTTATGCCTCAAAGTTTGGTTTAAAGATTTATATCACAGTCAGGTAAATAATTGAGTATAACACGTGCTGGATAAATggtcacatttatttttgtttcattggaTAAGCTAATAAAAAACGcaataaaaatctttgaaaataaactgaTGACTTTGAAAAACTCGGTGATAATTTTAATtcgtatttataattttataaaatcgaTATTTTATGCCGCAAATAACATTTCATCATTTCCAGACTATATGCGATTCAAtagatgaatttaaaaaaaatgatggataaatcttgaaaaaatgTCAATGACCTCAGATAAAAAGGAAGTCATAAAAAAGCTCAGAAGATTTCAATAATGTTAGTCCTAGGCATGCAATGTAATTAAATAagtattaaaataaagaaaatgaaaaatactacATCGCTCACCAGTCCAATTGATCTTATTCCTGTCAATAAAGCTCCGAGATGTTAAATTCTAAATGAATAAATAGTTTCATCTTTCATCTTTTAATCTGTAGATGTCCCTTTGTAGCCCTCTTTAACCCAAataggtcatttttttttaaaacttcagcTCCTCTTTAAGAAGTTTCTTGCATGTTAATTTCACAAACCAATGGCCTCTATGTTATATTAAAGGAACTTTTATCTTGACATCATTTTGAAACCGATTTGGCCACAGGCTGGTAATCTAATGGATTTATAAAATCCATGATAAACAATAaacttttatataaacatgataaatgtaAACGAGTACAGTTAAGACCTCCGATAAGATTTTGTCACgtttttttactttgattgacattttaaattgcatttacCGGTACTCACCCTTCAACTAAATTTTTACTTCACGAACTTTGTTGAAACAGCAATATTTAGAAGGctcatatcaaattatatttttttcacgaCAGTATTTTTGTACACATAAGGGGTGATTCGAGACAACCGTATcacatttcataaaaacatttcttaCTTTTTCAGATATGAGGATATTGAGCTCAGTGCAGTGCTAATGGAAGAGGCTACAGTTTTGTTGTGTATTTGTACTCTACAGTTGCTCACGTGCATCCGTGCTGGTGAAAATGAGACTCGAGTGGGCAAAGACTTCTTACAGTTTGACCATTATAGCTCAAATATAAGACAACAACAGATTGGAACAGAACACCTCGTTCAGATTTTTCCATCAAAGCAAGTGTATACAATAAAGATACTGCCGTCTGTTACCATCAAGAACAATCTAAATAAGCGCATGTTTTTAGTGAACAAGCCAGATCTAACCAAAAAACAGGACCAAAAGCGAGAACCAAAGAAAAGTGAGTTTATCTATGGCACGGACGATCGCATCGTGGTGGAGAGCTACAAGCTGGGACAATACCCATACTTCAATGTGGTCAAGCTGTCGTCTGGATGTACCGGTACTCTGTTAACCCCAAACTACGTCATGACGGCGGCACATTGCGTTCATGACGGAGTGGAATTCCACAAGAACATGGAAATGCTTAAAATTCTGATTCCCCGTAAAATGGGATATAGACTCCATTACGCCAGGGAGATTATAGTGCCCTACAACTGGCAAAAGTCCGAGGGTGTTTCGGATGCTAGTCGTGTGGCGTTCGATTATGCCATCATAAGATTGGCCATTAGCGTGTTCGGGCGCCAAGACTTCTCTCCCTTACGTGCTATCAAGTCCAGCATTTATTCGGAAAAGCTCTGTTTCTTTGCGTTTCCTAACAACGAAAATCTGATGTGGAAATCGGAGTGTAACGGCTGGAACAGCTTTCCTTGGT
This genomic interval carries:
- the LOC105331623 gene encoding uncharacterized protein, with the protein product MEEATVLLCICTLQLLTCIRAGENETRVGKDFLQFDHYSSNIRQQQIGTEHLVQIFPSKQVYTIKILPSVTIKNNLNKRMFLVNKPDLTKKQDQKREPKKSEFIYGTDDRIVVESYKLGQYPYFNVVKLSSGCTGTLLTPNYVMTAAHCVHDGVEFHKNMEMLKILIPRKMGYRLHYAREIIVPYNWQKSEGVSDASRVAFDYAIIRLAISVFGRQDFSPLRAIKSSIYSEKLCFFAFPNNENLMWKSECNGWNSFPWFNQNVLLSKCDSARGNSGATILAQDDRHGNTYKIIGVLSSVIPEKHYTSFSLLTADKISDICTMIYPEGQTYNICPHHESPLTSPWLYKG